In the Pithys albifrons albifrons isolate INPA30051 chromosome 3, PitAlb_v1, whole genome shotgun sequence genome, one interval contains:
- the KCTD6 gene encoding BTB/POZ domain-containing protein KCTD6 has product MDNGDRGYMMTDPVTLNVGGHLYTTSLTTLTRYPDSMLGAMFRGDFPTARDSQGNYFIDRDGPLFRYVLNFLRTSELTLPLDFKEFDLLRKEADFYQIEPLIQCLNDPKPLYPVDTFEEVVELSSTRKLSKYSSPVAVIITQLTITTKVHALLEGISNHFTRWNKHMMDTRDCQVSFTFGPCDYHQEVSLRVHLMEYITKQGFTIRNTRVHHMNERASENTVEHNWTFCRLARKTDD; this is encoded by the exons ATGGATAACGGAGACCGGGGATATATG ATGACTGATCCAGTCACGCTAAATGTGGGTGGACACCTGTACACGACCTCCCTCACAACTCTAACGAGATATCCTGACTCAATGCTCGGGGCCATGTTCAGGGGAGACTTCCCCACTGCCAGGGACTCTCAGGGCAATTACTTTATTGACAGAGATGGACCACTTTTCCGTTACGTTCTTAACTTTTTAAGGACCTCAGAGCTCACTTTGCCACTGGACTTCAAGGAGTTTGACCTCCTGCGGAAGGAAGCGGACTTCTATCAGATTGAACCGCTAATTCAGTGTCTTAATGATCCCAAGCCACTGTATCCTGTGGATACCTTTGAGGAGGTGGTGGAGCTGTCCAGCACCCGGAAGCTTTCCAAGTACTCCAGCCCAGTGGCTGTCATCATCACGCAGCTCACCATCACGACCAAAGTCCATGCACTACTGGAAGGCATTTCAAACCACTTCACCAGGTGGAACAAGCACATGATGGACACCAGGGACTGCCAGGTTTCCTTCACTTTTGGGCCATGTGACTACCACCAGGAAGTGTCACTGCGAGTCCATCTGATGGAGTACATCACAAAGCAAGGCTTCACGATCAGGAACACCAGAGTTCATCACATGAACGAGCGTGCCAGTGAGAACACAGTGGAGCATAACTGGACTTTCTGCAGACTGGCACGGAAAACAGATGACTGA
- the PDHB gene encoding pyruvate dehydrogenase E1 component subunit beta, mitochondrial — protein MAAAAAALRHLGRAARTAPRLHHAPQLQHRRGLRLSAPAAIQVTVRDALNQALDEELERDERVFLLGEEVAQYDGAYKISRGLWKKYGDKRVIDTPISEMGFAGIAVGAAMAGLRPVCEFMTFNFSMQAIDQVINSAAKTCYMSAGAIAVPIVFRGPNGASAGVAAQHSQCFAAWYGHCPGLKVVSPWSAEDAKGLLKASIRDDNPVVMLENELLYGVPFELSEQAQSKEFVIPIGKAKIERQGTHVTLVAHSRPVGHCLEAAAVLAKEGVECEVINMRTIRPMDIETVEASVVKTNHLVTVEGGWPQFGVGAEICARIMEGSAFNYLDAPAVRVTGADVPMPYAKILEDNCIPQVKDIVFAVKKALNI, from the exons ATggcggcggctgcggcggcGCTGCGGCACCTGGGCCGGGCCGCCCGCACCGCCCCGCGCCTGCACCACGCACCGCAGCTGCAGCACCGCAGGGGCCTCCGCCTGTCCGCGCCCGCCGCCATACAG GTGACGGTGCGGGACGCGCTGAACCAGGCGCtggatgaggagctggagcGGGACGAGCGCGTCTTCCTGCTGGGCGAGGAGGTGGCACAGTACGATGGCGCCTACAAG ATCTCCAGGGGCCTCTGGAAGAAATACGGGGACAAGAGGGTGATTGACACTCCGATATCAGAG aTGGGCTTCGCAGGCATCGCTGTCGGAGCCGCTATG GCAGGGTTGAGACCAGTGTGTGAATTCATGACGTTCAACTTCTCCATGCAAGCAATAGACCAGGTTATAAACTCCGCTGCCAAGACCTGTTACATGTCGGCGGGAGCCATCGCCGTTCCCATCGTGTTCCGGGGCCCCAACGGAGCGTCGGCCGGAGTGGCCgcccagcactcccagtgcTTCGCTGCCTGGTACGGGCACTGCCCCGGCCTCAAGGTCGTCAGTCCCTGGAGCGCAGAGGATGCCAAGGGTTTGCTGAAAGCATCCATCCGGGATGACAATCCAG TTGTGATGCTGGAAAATGAATTACTGTATGGTGTTCCCTTTGAACTGTCTGAACAGGCACAGTCAAAGGAATTTGTTATTCCAATTGGAAAAGCTAAAATAGAAAGGCAAG GAACTCACGTTACATTAGTGGCACACTCCAGACCTGTTGGCCATTGTTTGGAAGCAGCTGCTGTACTTGCCAAAGAAGGTGTAGAGTGTGAG GTTATAAACATGCGAACCATTCGGCCAATGGATATCGAAACAGTGGAAGCCAGTGTGGTAAAGACAAATCACCTCGTCACTGTAGAAGGAGGTTGGCCCCAGTTTGGAGTAGGAGCAGAAATCTGTGCCAGGATCATGGAAG GGTCTGCCTTTAACTACCTGGATGCTCCCGCCGTGCGTGTCACTGGTGCCGATGTCCCAATGCCTTACGCGAAAATCCTAGAGGATAACTGCATACCTCAAGTGAAGGATATAGTGTTTGCAGTGAAGAAAGCTTTGAACATATAA